One part of the Sorangiineae bacterium MSr11954 genome encodes these proteins:
- a CDS encoding serine/threonine protein kinase, whose translation MSPDPGAPSYLEPGCYLDRYELLRPIAHGGMASVWLACLHGACNFEKLVAVKTILPQYASDVRFREMFLDEARLAACIKHPNVVQILDLAEFGGVLYQAMEWVDGESLSKIMRVLQAQRTRQNALPLGIALRIMADISAGLHVAHDLSNAEGKHLGVVHRDISPQNILVSINGIPKLIDFGIAKARDRVACETTAGVVKGKLRFMAPEQAMGKKVDRRSDVWALGAVTYYLLTGNSPYEGDNQLATLRMLTSGEPPPPLPPTYPRRIDAICQKAMAFDPEARMATAVELRRALEMAMLEVGCQTSSGDVAAFMKANVPEGARRTTITREVSVRRRFASLHPSPGFGSDRATVPDVTPVDFLGAHTAETVLAANTAPDGPPDMEPDLDPFASTEAGVSSPSGGSTGPALRRRKAGAAALGGVSALLVLAACALVWLPTTRGGSVALGGPGASETFESREPFASREPLETREPVARPDDSGAPREDATAPGDSVSPTPAGSTGPRRPHKRDYGF comes from the coding sequence GTGTCTCCAGATCCCGGGGCCCCGTCCTACCTGGAGCCGGGGTGCTACCTCGATCGCTACGAGCTCCTGCGGCCCATCGCTCACGGCGGAATGGCGTCGGTGTGGCTCGCCTGCCTTCACGGTGCATGCAATTTCGAGAAGCTCGTAGCCGTCAAAACCATTCTTCCGCAATACGCGTCCGACGTGCGTTTTCGAGAGATGTTCCTCGACGAGGCCCGGCTGGCCGCGTGCATCAAGCACCCGAACGTGGTCCAAATCCTCGACCTGGCCGAGTTCGGCGGGGTGCTCTACCAAGCGATGGAGTGGGTCGACGGCGAGTCGCTCTCGAAGATCATGCGCGTGCTGCAGGCGCAACGAACGCGGCAAAACGCCCTGCCGCTGGGGATCGCGCTGCGGATCATGGCGGATATTTCCGCTGGCCTGCACGTCGCGCACGATCTCTCCAACGCCGAGGGGAAGCACCTCGGCGTCGTCCACCGGGATATCTCTCCGCAGAACATTCTCGTGAGCATCAATGGGATTCCCAAACTCATCGATTTCGGAATCGCCAAAGCGCGCGATCGGGTGGCGTGCGAGACCACCGCCGGCGTGGTCAAAGGAAAGCTTCGTTTCATGGCGCCCGAGCAGGCCATGGGCAAAAAGGTCGATCGCCGCTCCGACGTGTGGGCGCTGGGCGCCGTTACGTATTATCTGCTCACCGGCAATTCGCCTTACGAGGGCGACAACCAACTTGCCACCTTGCGCATGCTGACGAGCGGCGAGCCTCCCCCACCCTTGCCCCCCACGTACCCGCGCCGCATCGATGCCATTTGCCAAAAGGCGATGGCGTTCGATCCCGAGGCGCGCATGGCGACCGCCGTGGAGCTCCGGAGGGCGCTCGAGATGGCGATGCTCGAGGTGGGCTGCCAGACCAGCTCGGGCGACGTGGCGGCGTTCATGAAAGCGAACGTCCCGGAGGGTGCGCGCCGTACGACCATCACGCGCGAGGTGTCCGTGCGCCGCCGGTTTGCGTCGCTCCATCCCTCGCCGGGCTTCGGCTCCGATCGCGCGACGGTGCCCGACGTGACGCCCGTGGACTTTTTGGGCGCGCACACGGCGGAGACCGTGCTCGCGGCGAACACCGCGCCCGATGGCCCGCCGGACATGGAGCCCGATCTCGATCCGTTCGCGTCGACGGAGGCGGGCGTCTCGTCGCCGAGCGGAGGGAGCACCGGGCCCGCGCTGCGCCGGAGAAAGGCGGGCGCGGCCGCGCTGGGGGGCGTCAGCGCGCTGCTGGTGCTGGCGGCCTGCGCGCTCGTGTGGCTTCCCACGACGCGGGGAGGATCGGTGGCGCTCGGTGGCCCCGGCGCATCGGAGACCTTCGAATCGCGCGAGCCGTTCGCGTCGCGGGAGCCGCTCGAGACGCGCGAGCCGGTGGCGCGGCCCGACGACTCCGGCGCGCCACGGGAGGACGCGACCGCGCCGGGCGACTCGGTTTCGCCGACGCCGGCCGGCTCCACGGGGCCGAGACGGCCGCACAAGAGGGACTATGGATTTTGA
- a CDS encoding response regulator, translating into MKRILLVDDEYALVDTLRDFLEDEGYLVESANDGQKALDLMAMHPPDLLISDVMMPIMDGKALLRFMRNEEALRAVPVVLVSAVRRQISLPATEDIPPFAAFLRKPFQLEKLLTIVASLIGPGEKKSR; encoded by the coding sequence ATGAAGAGGATTCTCCTCGTCGATGACGAGTACGCGCTGGTCGATACCTTACGGGATTTCCTCGAGGACGAGGGATATCTCGTGGAATCGGCCAACGACGGCCAAAAGGCGCTGGATCTCATGGCCATGCACCCGCCCGATCTGCTGATTTCGGACGTGATGATGCCCATCATGGATGGCAAAGCCCTCTTGCGATTCATGCGAAACGAAGAGGCGTTGCGCGCCGTCCCGGTGGTCCTGGTGAGCGCGGTCCGGCGGCAAATATCGCTCCCCGCGACCGAGGACATCCCGCCCTTCGCGGCCTTTCTGCGTAAGCCGTTTCAGCTGGAGAAGCTCTTGACCATCGTGGCCTCGCTCATCGGTCCGGGCGAGAAGAAGTCGCGCTGA
- a CDS encoding glutathione-dependent formaldehyde dehydrogenase, translating into MKALVWHGKEDVRIDTVADPKLVDPTDVIVKITATAICGSDLHLYDGFMPGMQSGDILGHEPMGVVVEVGREVTKLKKGDRVVVPFVIACGDCFFCRKKLFAACDRSNPNAKLAEKAMGHSPCGALGYSHLLGGFAGGQAEYLRVPYADVGPLVIESTLTDEQVLFLSDILPTGYMAAENAQIEPGDTVAVWGAGPVGQFSIQCAWMLGAGRVIAIDRVPERLTLAERVGRAEVIDFSKEHVYERLQEMTDGRGPDRCIDAVGCEAHSFGSIDAILDNAKKMMKLGTDRAHVLREVLYCCRKGGTVSIPGVYVGFLDKIPFGAAMNKGLTLKMGQTHAQKYMRPLLEKIEAGQIHPTPIITHRLKLDEGPDAYRTFRDKKEGCIKVVLIP; encoded by the coding sequence ATGAAGGCTCTCGTTTGGCACGGAAAGGAAGATGTTCGCATCGACACTGTGGCCGATCCGAAGCTGGTCGATCCCACCGACGTGATCGTCAAAATAACGGCTACAGCCATCTGCGGCTCCGATCTTCACCTCTACGACGGATTCATGCCCGGGATGCAGAGTGGGGACATCCTGGGGCACGAGCCGATGGGCGTGGTCGTCGAGGTCGGGCGGGAGGTCACCAAGTTGAAGAAGGGCGATCGGGTGGTGGTGCCCTTCGTCATCGCCTGCGGTGATTGCTTCTTCTGCCGAAAGAAGTTGTTCGCGGCCTGCGATCGCTCGAACCCCAACGCCAAGCTGGCGGAGAAGGCCATGGGGCACTCACCGTGCGGCGCCTTGGGCTATTCGCATCTCCTCGGGGGCTTCGCCGGAGGCCAAGCCGAGTACCTGCGCGTGCCGTACGCCGACGTGGGGCCGCTCGTCATCGAGTCCACCCTCACGGACGAGCAGGTGCTCTTCCTCTCCGACATTCTGCCGACGGGCTACATGGCCGCGGAGAACGCGCAGATCGAGCCCGGCGACACGGTGGCCGTGTGGGGCGCAGGTCCGGTCGGACAATTTTCGATTCAGTGCGCGTGGATGCTGGGCGCGGGCCGCGTGATCGCCATCGACCGCGTACCGGAGCGCCTCACGTTGGCGGAGCGCGTGGGCCGGGCCGAGGTCATCGACTTTTCGAAGGAGCACGTCTACGAGCGGCTGCAAGAGATGACCGATGGCCGCGGACCCGATCGGTGCATCGACGCCGTCGGTTGCGAAGCGCACTCGTTCGGGAGCATCGACGCCATCCTCGACAACGCCAAGAAGATGATGAAGCTCGGCACCGATCGCGCGCACGTGCTCCGCGAGGTGCTCTACTGCTGCCGCAAAGGCGGCACCGTCTCCATCCCCGGCGTCTACGTGGGATTCCTGGACAAGATTCCATTCGGCGCCGCCATGAACAAAGGCCTCACCTTGAAGATGGGCCAGACGCACGCCCAGAAATACATGCGGCCGCTCCTCGAAAAGATCGAGGCAGGGCAAATCCACCCGACCCCCATCATCACCCACCGCTTGAAGCTCGACGAGGGCCCCGACGCCTATCGAACGTTCCGCGACAAGAAGGAGGGCTGCATCAAGGTCGTGCTCATCCCTTGA